The following coding sequences lie in one Acidobacteriota bacterium genomic window:
- a CDS encoding NAD-dependent malic enzyme — MWWDGKIQRTFRCRLQQKPGTLGRLLSVIGAEGGLIGEIKTIHIGGAAVDRDINVWAGDLDHLGRLIQAVENDSEAQLIEVRDDVLEMHQGGKIAVRSRYDITNLSTLRRVYTPGVAEVCLKIRDNPALARRYTSIRHLVAIITDGTAVLGLGDIGPKAGMPVMEGKASLLETLTGLSGMPILLDTKDPDEIVETVVHIAPTFAAIQLEDISAPRCFDIEERIQARVDIPVMHDDQHGTAVVVTATLLNASKAAGIDLAHCRMGVIGLGAAGLALSKMLIFRFETPVAGADIAPEALARLKSAGGEPSDLKAVMAGCDVVISTTGVPGLIKPDMVRKGQIILALSNPNPEIEPEVALKAGAAFAADGKSVNNVLGFPGIFRGAVDADVPRISREMLSAAADAIAAAAQPGEIVPNPLDKNLHKSVARAVARTALEQGLNRDDLTGYFD, encoded by the coding sequence ATGTGGTGGGACGGCAAAATCCAGAGAACATTCCGCTGCAGGCTTCAGCAAAAACCCGGAACGCTCGGCCGGCTGCTTTCCGTAATCGGCGCCGAGGGCGGCCTCATCGGCGAAATCAAGACCATCCACATCGGCGGGGCCGCCGTCGATCGCGACATCAATGTCTGGGCCGGTGACCTCGACCATCTCGGCCGTCTGATTCAGGCCGTCGAAAACGACTCGGAGGCCCAACTGATCGAGGTCCGCGACGACGTTCTGGAGATGCACCAGGGCGGAAAGATCGCCGTCCGCAGCCGTTACGACATCACCAACCTGTCGACCCTGCGGCGGGTTTACACGCCCGGCGTCGCCGAAGTCTGTCTGAAGATCAGGGACAATCCGGCCCTGGCCCGGCGGTACACGTCCATCCGCCACCTCGTGGCCATCATCACGGACGGAACGGCCGTCCTCGGTCTCGGCGACATCGGCCCGAAGGCCGGCATGCCGGTCATGGAAGGCAAGGCCAGCCTTCTCGAAACCTTGACCGGCCTTTCAGGCATGCCGATCCTCCTCGACACCAAGGATCCCGACGAGATCGTCGAAACCGTCGTTCACATCGCTCCGACTTTCGCAGCCATTCAGCTCGAAGACATCTCGGCTCCCCGCTGTTTCGACATTGAAGAGCGCATTCAGGCCCGGGTCGACATCCCCGTCATGCACGACGATCAGCACGGCACGGCCGTCGTCGTGACGGCAACACTTCTGAATGCGTCTAAGGCGGCCGGGATCGATCTCGCCCACTGCCGGATGGGCGTCATCGGGCTCGGCGCGGCCGGGCTGGCCCTTTCGAAAATGCTGATATTCCGGTTCGAAACGCCGGTCGCCGGTGCCGATATCGCCCCGGAGGCCCTCGCCAGGCTGAAAAGCGCGGGCGGTGAGCCCTCCGACCTTAAGGCGGTCATGGCCGGCTGCGACGTCGTCATCTCCACAACGGGCGTTCCCGGGTTGATCAAGCCGGACATGGTTCGGAAAGGACAGATCATTCTGGCCCTGTCCAATCCCAACCCCGAAATCGAGCCTGAAGTTGCCCTGAAAGCCGGAGCGGCTTTCGCCGCCGATGGTAAGTCGGTCAACAACGTCCTCGGATTTCCCGGAATCTTCCGCGGCGCCGTCGATGCCGACGTGCCGAGGATCAGCCGCGAGATGCTTTCCGCCGCGGCCGACGCCATCGCCGCCGCCGCCCAACCCGGAGAGATCGTCCCCAACCCGCTCGACAAGAATCTTCACAAATCCGTGGCCCGCGCCGTGGCCCGGACGGCCCTCGAACAGGGACTCAACCGGGATGATCTCACGGGCTATTTCGATTGA
- a CDS encoding ribbon-helix-helix domain-containing protein, with protein sequence MPKAKIAVSIDGELLRRLDRLVESGTFPNRSRAVESALTEKLDRLNKIRLARECARLDPGAEKELAEEGFSEDVARWPEY encoded by the coding sequence ATGCCCAAAGCTAAAATCGCCGTTTCGATCGATGGAGAATTGCTGAGGCGGCTGGATCGCCTTGTCGAAAGCGGGACCTTCCCCAATCGAAGCCGGGCCGTCGAATCCGCCCTTACAGAGAAGCTCGACCGTTTGAACAAGATCCGCCTGGCCCGGGAATGTGCCCGGCTTGATCCGGGCGCGGAGAAGGAACTGGCCGAAGAAGGATTTTCCGAGGATGTCGCCCGATGGCCGGAATACTGA
- a CDS encoding type II toxin-antitoxin system PemK/MazF family toxin gives MAGILRGEIRWADLSPGRGHEQTGRRPVLILSHDVFNDRSGTAIAMAITGRPQQAGFPLTLEIKTKGLPKRSWIKISQIRTLAVERIGDKISRLSPEELSEALVGLNEIIGD, from the coding sequence ATGGCCGGAATACTGAGAGGCGAGATCCGTTGGGCGGATTTGAGCCCGGGACGAGGCCATGAGCAAACCGGCCGAAGGCCCGTACTCATCTTGAGTCATGACGTTTTCAATGACCGCTCCGGTACCGCGATCGCCATGGCCATAACCGGTCGCCCCCAACAGGCGGGATTTCCCCTGACCCTGGAAATTAAAACCAAGGGCCTTCCCAAGCGTTCCTGGATCAAAATCAGCCAGATTCGGACCCTGGCCGTGGAGCGCATCGGCGACAAAATCTCCCGCCTGTCTCCGGAAGAGCTTTCCGAAGCCCTCGTCGGGCTGAACGAAATCATCGGCGACTGA